One region of Desulfomonilaceae bacterium genomic DNA includes:
- the glp gene encoding gephyrin-like molybdotransferase Glp — protein sequence MLKPFFRVVSPGEARAKLHLVKALESEHADLDLALFRVLSESVRAHDDAPTFNRTTMDGYAVRSIDTFGSTESSPSLFTVIGEIAMGESPNLKLKRGEAAKIWTGGELPVNSDAVVMIEHTEELGGNTIEVFKGVAPFDNMARKGEDYRKGETLLNSGLRLRPQDVGLLASLGIMKVKVHRVPMVSLISSGDEITPASETPPPGCVRDVNRHSLNAAIIEAFGKPLWIGLAADTLKSVKSMISTGLEQGDVVIISGGSSMGSRDHVIQAISEARDSNILLHGVSMSPGKPLIMGLIGSKPVIGLPGHPVSALVCFDQFVVPILRRLAGENTFQPFLRPQIKASLTRNVSSKEGRLDFVRVRISRTDNEFLATPFIAKSGMVSAMSRSHGYLKIPMDCEGFYKGQTVTVYLFSNWMGDDFEKEYLSGHEAPGGGPGNFSGASRQERLSGIRKGSHS from the coding sequence ATGTTAAAACCATTTTTTCGAGTTGTGTCTCCAGGCGAGGCAAGAGCCAAGTTACATCTAGTTAAAGCTCTCGAATCAGAACATGCTGATCTTGACTTAGCCCTCTTCAGGGTTCTTTCCGAATCCGTGAGGGCCCACGACGACGCGCCTACATTTAACCGGACTACCATGGACGGATACGCCGTTCGATCTATTGATACTTTCGGATCCACCGAGAGTTCCCCTTCGCTTTTTACTGTTATTGGGGAGATCGCCATGGGGGAATCGCCCAACCTAAAACTTAAGCGAGGCGAAGCTGCAAAGATCTGGACGGGAGGCGAGCTTCCGGTTAACTCGGACGCAGTAGTAATGATAGAACACACGGAAGAGTTGGGAGGGAATACGATTGAAGTTTTCAAAGGTGTAGCCCCTTTTGACAACATGGCCCGCAAAGGCGAAGACTATCGTAAAGGTGAAACTCTACTCAACTCCGGTTTGAGACTAAGGCCTCAGGATGTAGGACTACTTGCGTCCCTAGGGATCATGAAGGTCAAGGTTCATCGTGTGCCCATGGTGTCGCTTATCAGCTCGGGAGACGAAATAACTCCGGCAAGCGAAACGCCGCCCCCTGGATGTGTCCGGGATGTCAACAGGCATTCCCTTAACGCCGCGATTATAGAAGCGTTCGGCAAGCCCTTATGGATAGGACTGGCCGCTGATACTCTAAAATCCGTAAAATCCATGATAAGCACGGGCCTGGAGCAGGGTGATGTTGTGATCATTTCTGGAGGCAGCTCTATGGGTAGCAGGGATCATGTCATTCAGGCGATCTCCGAGGCTCGTGATTCAAACATTTTATTGCATGGCGTTTCAATGTCTCCCGGTAAGCCACTAATTATGGGGCTCATTGGGTCTAAGCCGGTCATAGGTTTACCAGGCCATCCTGTCTCAGCGCTCGTTTGTTTCGATCAGTTTGTTGTTCCGATCCTGAGACGCCTGGCGGGAGAGAATACTTTTCAGCCCTTTCTGAGGCCACAAATTAAGGCCAGTCTGACACGCAATGTGTCATCCAAGGAAGGACGACTGGACTTTGTCCGAGTACGGATATCCAGAACTGACAATGAATTTTTGGCCACTCCGTTTATCGCCAAGTCCGGAATGGTCTCAGCCATGTCGAGGTCTCACGGTTACTTGAAGATACCCATGGACTGTGAAGGGTTTTACAAGGGTCAAACAGTTACGGTGTATTTATTTTCTAACTGGATGGGAGACGATTTTGAGAAGGAATATCTTTCTGGACATGAAGCCCCCGGCGGAGGCCCTGGAAACTTTTCTGGAGCGTCTAGACAGGAACGGCTTTCCGGGATCCGAAAGGGTTCTCACAGTTGA
- a CDS encoding DnaJ domain-containing protein, translating to MKPANLNILHFIREKPGTLRRTLLETFDLTEYRFNRILRNLQREFPDLIFPWSDDHGVWAVELDRSRCLGVNWLGPLSGGYSQCIEEPGFADGRCHEHSECESPEMIAFMRRLAYLLGPTEPNPMNLMSLGIVQIEELFETLKRITPLTNFEFHSRYRLVKIFASAHATLKWKKRRREKFSDFRIPPEFEARHRSSSINPFEYSLKSLFSMLEIPTNSNREQTLKAWKRLARLHHPDAQGEKANEDRMKELNMAKDRIFRIRRWD from the coding sequence ATGAAACCGGCCAATCTCAATATTTTGCATTTCATTCGTGAAAAACCCGGTACCTTGAGACGAACTCTACTGGAGACTTTCGACCTCACGGAATATCGTTTCAACCGAATTCTGAGAAACCTGCAACGAGAATTTCCCGATTTGATTTTTCCATGGAGCGATGATCATGGAGTATGGGCTGTAGAACTAGACAGGTCCCGATGTCTCGGCGTGAACTGGTTGGGGCCCCTCAGTGGGGGCTATTCACAGTGCATTGAGGAGCCTGGCTTTGCTGACGGCAGGTGTCATGAACACTCCGAATGTGAAAGCCCGGAAATGATTGCTTTTATGAGAAGACTGGCCTATTTGTTGGGTCCGACAGAGCCAAATCCCATGAATCTAATGAGCCTGGGGATTGTCCAGATTGAAGAACTGTTCGAAACCCTAAAGAGAATTACGCCTCTAACTAACTTCGAGTTTCATTCCAGATACCGATTGGTAAAAATTTTCGCGTCGGCTCACGCTACGTTGAAATGGAAAAAACGACGACGTGAGAAATTCTCGGACTTTAGAATTCCTCCAGAGTTTGAAGCTAGACACAGGTCGTCTTCCATAAATCCTTTTGAATATTCATTGAAAAGTCTTTTCTCCATGTTGGAGATCCCCACGAATTCAAATCGTGAACAGACACTTAAAGCATGGAAGCGACTGGCGCGGCTACATCATCCGGATGCGCAGGGAGAAAAAGCAAACGAAGACAGGATGAAAGAGCTGAATATGGCTAAAGATCGAATCTTCAGAATAAGAAGGTGGGATTAA
- a CDS encoding ATP-dependent 6-phosphofructokinase gives METTVESLGECKIETPLSHVDWVGDAERVLYNLSADAVEESFRQGKPPTAFLKAGPRQKIYFDLSKLKCAIVTCGGLCPGLNNVIRSIVLTLYHTYGVKNILGIRYGFQGFIPKYRHPILELTPDRVTQINELGGTILSSSRGHQKISEIVDALERMNVGLLFTVGGDGTFRAAERICEEIADRGAKIGIVGIPKTIDNDILYLSRSFGFSTAVSCASQIIGCAHVEANGAPNGIGLVKLMGRQSGFIAASAALDRRYANFVLIPESDFDLDGPHGFLAVLEKRIAEKKHSVIVVAEGAGQKYCGVDGFDNSGNKVLGDIGLYLRDRIQMYFKEKDIEINLKYIDPGYTIRSVPATSEDSVFCGFLGQNAVHVGLAGKTNVMVGSWAEEFVCVPLKIVTTGRKQVDLKGKIWNSVIEATGQPSFKDPNS, from the coding sequence ATGGAAACAACAGTTGAATCCTTGGGCGAATGTAAGATCGAAACCCCGTTGAGCCACGTCGACTGGGTTGGAGACGCCGAAAGAGTTTTATACAATTTGTCGGCCGACGCAGTCGAAGAATCCTTCAGACAAGGAAAGCCGCCGACCGCCTTTTTGAAAGCCGGTCCACGGCAAAAGATTTATTTTGACCTGAGTAAGCTCAAATGCGCAATAGTTACTTGTGGCGGTCTCTGTCCGGGGTTGAACAATGTCATACGCTCCATAGTCCTCACGCTTTATCACACCTATGGGGTCAAGAACATCCTTGGTATAAGATATGGTTTTCAGGGCTTTATCCCAAAATATAGACACCCTATTCTTGAATTGACTCCAGACAGGGTTACTCAAATCAATGAACTGGGTGGCACTATTCTTTCATCATCTCGGGGTCATCAAAAGATAAGTGAAATTGTAGACGCCCTGGAGCGAATGAACGTGGGCTTGCTGTTTACAGTCGGAGGAGACGGCACATTCAGGGCAGCCGAAAGGATCTGCGAAGAAATAGCGGACAGAGGGGCGAAGATCGGTATTGTTGGGATACCAAAGACAATTGACAACGACATACTATACCTTTCTCGTTCCTTTGGTTTCAGCACCGCAGTAAGCTGCGCCTCCCAAATAATCGGTTGTGCTCACGTTGAGGCCAATGGGGCGCCAAACGGCATCGGTCTGGTCAAGCTGATGGGGCGTCAATCAGGTTTCATTGCGGCCAGTGCGGCCCTCGATCGACGATACGCAAACTTTGTGCTTATTCCCGAATCGGATTTTGATCTGGATGGACCACATGGTTTTCTCGCCGTACTGGAAAAAAGAATTGCGGAAAAGAAACACTCGGTTATCGTTGTAGCCGAAGGAGCCGGACAAAAGTATTGTGGAGTCGATGGCTTTGACAATTCCGGCAACAAGGTTCTAGGTGATATCGGTCTCTACCTCAGGGACAGGATCCAAATGTATTTTAAAGAAAAAGACATTGAAATAAACTTGAAGTATATCGATCCTGGCTACACTATCAGATCAGTGCCCGCCACGTCGGAGGATTCAGTGTTCTGCGGTTTTCTTGGCCAGAATGCGGTTCATGTGGGTTTGGCGGGAAAAACCAATGTTATGGTGGGGAGTTGGGCCGAGGAATTTGTTTGTGTCCCGTTAAAGATTGTGACCACGGGCCGCAAGCAGGTTGATCTCAAGGGGAAAATTTGGAACAGTGTTATCGAGGCGACCGGACAGCCAAGTTTCAAAGATCCGAATAGTTGA
- a CDS encoding DUF933 domain-containing protein gives MKLGIIGLPGAGKTVLFRALTGGLTLGDQRNRLEPALGVVKVSDPRLDFLTQYHKPKKITPVHVEYLDIAGITGEGKKGSSLGDKFLTVIRPLDALVICIRFFDSMSVGKPTALKDYRSIEEEMILSDLSIVEKRLERVNKDLGKGRKDLAEEFELLSQARDLLNEAKPLRLMKEIESHDKLRGFAFLSAKPQLILLNTGENKSPEEARAVLEELSQHTGGHPNVGVDWLYADMEAELAGMTPEEASEFLEDLSLEEGAKERIIKRSFELLNLIVFFTAGEPEVRAWSLVKGRTAVKAAGSVHSDMERGFIRAEVVAYDDFKSAGSMTAAHKAGKARLEGRDYVVKDGDIMLFRFNV, from the coding sequence TTGAAACTTGGAATAATCGGTTTGCCGGGGGCCGGGAAGACCGTTCTGTTCAGGGCTCTCACCGGTGGCTTGACTCTCGGTGACCAAAGAAATCGTCTGGAGCCCGCTCTGGGCGTCGTCAAAGTATCAGACCCCCGTCTGGACTTCCTGACTCAATATCATAAGCCTAAAAAAATCACGCCGGTTCATGTTGAATATCTTGATATTGCCGGAATAACCGGTGAGGGTAAAAAGGGAAGTTCGCTGGGGGACAAGTTTCTCACGGTTATTCGTCCCCTCGACGCACTGGTAATATGTATTCGTTTTTTCGATTCAATGTCGGTTGGGAAACCCACGGCACTCAAGGATTACCGGTCCATAGAAGAGGAAATGATTTTATCGGACTTGTCTATAGTTGAGAAGCGACTGGAGCGGGTTAACAAGGATCTTGGTAAGGGAAGGAAAGATCTGGCCGAAGAATTTGAACTTCTCTCACAGGCGAGGGATTTGCTCAACGAAGCCAAGCCGTTAAGACTGATGAAAGAGATTGAGAGCCACGATAAACTCCGTGGATTCGCTTTTCTTTCGGCTAAACCTCAACTTATCCTGTTGAACACCGGTGAAAACAAGAGCCCTGAAGAGGCGCGAGCGGTTCTGGAAGAATTGAGTCAACATACAGGCGGGCATCCTAATGTCGGAGTTGACTGGTTATATGCCGATATGGAGGCTGAATTAGCCGGAATGACTCCCGAAGAAGCCTCTGAATTTCTTGAGGACCTGTCTCTGGAAGAAGGCGCCAAAGAGAGAATCATTAAACGATCATTCGAACTCCTCAATCTTATCGTTTTTTTCACGGCGGGCGAACCGGAAGTGCGGGCCTGGAGTCTCGTAAAGGGAAGAACAGCGGTTAAGGCGGCCGGAAGTGTGCATTCCGACATGGAACGAGGTTTTATCCGAGCCGAGGTAGTCGCATATGATGATTTTAAGAGCGCCGGTTCCATGACCGCCGCGCACAAGGCAGGAAAAGCCCGTCTGGAAGGACGTGATTACGTTGTCAAAGATGGTGACATAATGTTATTCCGATTCAATGTATAG
- a CDS encoding ABC transporter substrate-binding protein encodes MGIFTRRQFIVSGVLTSALLLSKSRAWSDSAEDRIKIGFIYPESGELEIEAKSLMVGFDLFFGEKGSCPVDIFRKPFGGNFDELEKTIDEWISAKNVRFIALLADVENSEKIIQKCSGAKVLLFISNRSVKLTAGEYCQPNVFRVCANNYVSSEPLAPWAVQNAGATVFITGDDDLNGNEKCDFFAFGFERAGGAFADRAMSDGSLASLQSIISSIKNSNADVVFAAFKNESAKLFLNTARSKDSAIGKTVIGPETLTSFPKRTDPNAVSFLGVPTLTNVLNQESLRQKVTSLFGEMELSISRAAEGFDIAKIVDNSVHENFLALEDFDTLLKFVADCQIHGLRGDFRFDKNHDAIVDSWVTTIERKSGELFQNIVVSLGPTASLDFGCGKVGYPNRPDAAPHDPEAVWEENAN; translated from the coding sequence GTGGGTATATTTACAAGAAGGCAATTTATTGTATCAGGCGTCTTGACTTCAGCGCTGCTTTTGTCGAAATCACGGGCGTGGTCAGATAGCGCTGAAGACCGAATTAAGATCGGCTTTATTTACCCTGAATCAGGAGAATTGGAAATCGAGGCCAAGTCCCTAATGGTAGGGTTCGATCTTTTCTTCGGCGAAAAAGGGTCATGCCCTGTTGATATTTTTAGGAAACCCTTTGGGGGTAATTTTGATGAGTTGGAGAAGACCATCGATGAGTGGATCAGCGCCAAAAATGTCCGTTTTATAGCTTTATTGGCCGATGTCGAGAACTCCGAAAAGATTATTCAAAAATGTTCAGGCGCAAAGGTCCTGCTGTTCATATCCAACCGTTCGGTGAAGCTGACAGCGGGGGAGTATTGCCAACCCAACGTGTTCAGAGTTTGCGCCAACAACTATGTCAGTTCTGAACCTCTGGCGCCCTGGGCAGTTCAGAACGCAGGCGCCACTGTTTTTATAACAGGCGATGACGACCTCAATGGTAACGAGAAGTGCGATTTCTTCGCGTTTGGATTCGAAAGAGCCGGAGGCGCCTTTGCGGATAGGGCAATGTCGGATGGTTCTTTAGCTTCGCTACAATCGATAATCTCTTCGATAAAAAACTCGAACGCTGATGTTGTATTTGCGGCTTTTAAGAATGAATCGGCGAAACTCTTTCTGAATACCGCGAGATCTAAAGATAGCGCGATAGGAAAGACTGTCATAGGTCCTGAAACCCTCACAAGCTTCCCCAAAAGAACAGATCCGAACGCTGTAAGCTTCCTTGGCGTTCCTACGCTGACAAATGTGCTCAATCAGGAATCGCTCAGGCAAAAAGTGACGTCGCTTTTCGGGGAAATGGAACTTTCCATTTCACGCGCCGCAGAAGGATTCGATATCGCGAAAATCGTGGACAACTCGGTCCATGAAAATTTCTTGGCGCTCGAGGATTTTGACACTCTTCTTAAATTTGTCGCCGATTGTCAGATTCATGGGCTGAGAGGTGATTTCAGGTTTGACAAGAATCACGACGCCATAGTGGATTCGTGGGTAACAACTATAGAGCGGAAATCCGGAGAATTATTTCAGAATATTGTTGTCTCTCTGGGACCTACAGCTTCATTGGATTTTGGGTGTGGCAAGGTTGGATATCCCAACCGGCCTGACGCAGCGCCCCACGACCCGGAAGCTGTTTGGGAGGAAAATGCTAATTAA
- a CDS encoding glycosyltransferase family 9 protein, which produces MTNVWIIRPGALGDTLLTLPLLFSIKNADEKANVTLLGSRAYHEIIPPEFNFKSVDHRDYSWLFQPDSFGEHPKEKPCDIAYVILKRPDAVVANLKSCGVDDIHIATPIPEPGVHLVQTLCSQLGAAIPPRHPVLNGNQLGKRENILWAHPGSGSAKKNVPLSVFRSLSKRLRETTGCEIVVTLGEADEELKREKEWELWIAESRPVVLENRSLKQICDLMSHSGFFMGNDSGMSHLAAALGIFSIIFYVSTDPAQWGPWVPARQTLIFDCSRVFSWSLVQNQIERAVQTTLERQ; this is translated from the coding sequence ATGACCAACGTTTGGATAATTCGCCCAGGCGCACTGGGCGACACGCTTTTAACCTTACCCCTGCTTTTTTCAATTAAGAATGCTGATGAAAAAGCAAATGTGACTCTTTTGGGTTCAAGAGCTTACCACGAGATTATCCCACCAGAATTTAATTTTAAATCCGTTGATCACAGAGACTATTCATGGTTGTTCCAACCGGATTCATTCGGGGAACACCCAAAGGAGAAACCTTGCGATATCGCTTACGTAATACTGAAGCGTCCGGATGCGGTTGTCGCAAATCTCAAGAGCTGCGGGGTCGACGACATACATATCGCGACACCGATTCCTGAACCGGGTGTCCATCTAGTCCAAACATTATGCTCTCAACTCGGCGCTGCAATCCCCCCACGTCATCCGGTCCTCAATGGGAACCAGCTTGGAAAACGCGAAAATATCCTCTGGGCGCATCCTGGAAGCGGAAGCGCAAAAAAAAACGTACCGCTGAGTGTTTTTAGGTCGTTGTCAAAAAGGCTTCGTGAGACCACTGGATGCGAAATCGTCGTAACCTTGGGAGAAGCTGACGAAGAACTAAAACGAGAAAAGGAATGGGAACTGTGGATCGCCGAAAGCCGGCCGGTTGTGCTGGAAAACCGATCACTCAAACAGATATGTGATCTTATGTCCCACTCCGGATTCTTTATGGGAAACGATTCCGGCATGAGTCACCTTGCTGCGGCCCTGGGGATTTTCTCAATCATCTTTTATGTGAGTACGGATCCGGCGCAATGGGGGCCATGGGTTCCAGCGCGCCAAACGCTAATTTTTGATTGCAGTCGGGTTTTTTCTTGGTCTTTGGTTCAAAATCAAATTGAGCGAGCGGTGCAAACTACCCTCGAACGGCAGTAG